From a single Bacillus solimangrovi genomic region:
- the cmpA gene encoding cortex morphogenetic protein CmpA, with amino-acid sequence MPTWLINQLKSAFKEKDHYRIKLLNQCWFFYRKKHCS; translated from the coding sequence ATGCCCACATGGCTTATTAACCAATTGAAAAGTGCGTTTAAGGAAAAAGATCATTATCGTATTAAATTACTAAATCAATGTTGGTTTTTCTATAGAAAAAAACACTGCTCTTAG
- a CDS encoding SprT family protein, with amino-acid sequence MNNDQLQTLVERISIEFFDRPFLHKATFNKRLRTTGGRYLLQSHHIELNPKYYEQQGQDVLIGIIKHELCHYHLHITGKGYKHRDRDFKVLMRKVDAPRYCQPLATNVEHRVYHFYKCEDCGYLYKRKRKVNTSKYVCGKCKGKLFRVSG; translated from the coding sequence ATGAATAATGATCAATTGCAAACATTAGTAGAGCGTATTTCTATTGAGTTTTTTGATAGGCCTTTTCTACATAAGGCAACTTTTAATAAAAGATTAAGAACAACTGGTGGAAGGTATTTATTGCAATCACATCATATTGAACTTAATCCGAAATATTATGAGCAACAAGGACAAGATGTCTTGATCGGTATTATTAAGCATGAGTTATGTCATTATCATTTACACATAACAGGCAAAGGATACAAACACAGAGATCGAGATTTCAAAGTTCTAATGCGAAAAGTTGATGCACCGAGGTATTGCCAGCCTCTAGCTACGAATGTAGAACATAGGGTATACCATTTTTATAAATGTGAAGACTGTGGGTATCTATATAAAAGAAAACGCAAGGTCAATACGAGTAAATATGTCTGTGGGAAGTGTAAAGGCAAATTATTTAGAGTTTCAGGTTAA
- a CDS encoding peptidoglycan DD-metalloendopeptidase family protein — MFYLYKKMKGKLPKGSKLASHIHGPEQKRTLFRRATMIACCSLAITIGSVYADNKMSDFETVYHIYIDGEMIGTVNDKDVVEEIIEQKIAEAKKTYDSYELSADDALEFIPEKVFNPQYNNNKAIEQLSSKLSVAADATAIVVDGKAVAYVKTKKDAEKAIESLKLQYVPEDLLAEVDENKEKKDDPLKNGESIILDVRLSEKVSFESKKAKPDDILSVKEAVSLLNKGTLTPKKHEIEEGDVLGSIANQYDLKLDQLLSLNNDLAEDTVLQIGDTVNVQAYEPVTDVIMEKKARKEIKVDYEIEVIETDDMYKGDTKVKQEGQKGKKSIEYLLVKENGQVIDKEILEEDVTQEPVAKVVYKGTKVIPSRGTGSFIWPTYGGSITSVMGYRWGRIHKGLDIAGVSNRGIKAADNGTVEFAAYDGTYGNKVIINHNNGTKTLYAHMSEIKVSVGQTVPKGTVIGIMGSTGNSTGVHLHFEVIKNGKNIDPQTYY, encoded by the coding sequence GTGTTTTACCTATATAAGAAAATGAAGGGGAAATTGCCAAAAGGCTCGAAGTTGGCTTCTCATATTCATGGACCCGAACAAAAAAGAACCTTATTCCGACGCGCAACAATGATAGCCTGCTGCTCATTGGCTATTACAATTGGTTCGGTTTATGCAGACAATAAAATGAGTGATTTTGAAACCGTTTATCATATCTATATTGACGGTGAAATGATAGGAACTGTTAATGATAAAGATGTTGTTGAAGAAATTATTGAGCAAAAAATAGCAGAAGCTAAGAAAACATATGATTCTTACGAATTATCAGCTGATGATGCGCTAGAATTTATACCTGAGAAGGTGTTCAACCCTCAGTATAATAATAATAAAGCAATTGAGCAGTTAAGTAGTAAGCTAAGTGTAGCTGCTGATGCAACAGCAATTGTTGTTGATGGAAAAGCAGTTGCCTATGTTAAAACGAAAAAAGATGCAGAAAAAGCAATCGAGAGCTTGAAGTTGCAATATGTTCCCGAAGACTTATTGGCTGAAGTTGACGAGAACAAAGAAAAGAAAGATGATCCTTTGAAAAATGGTGAGTCTATTATATTAGACGTAAGACTATCTGAAAAAGTTTCATTTGAATCAAAAAAAGCTAAACCTGATGACATATTATCTGTAAAAGAAGCTGTAAGTCTGTTAAATAAGGGTACGCTTACTCCTAAAAAACATGAAATTGAAGAAGGCGATGTACTTGGAAGTATCGCTAATCAATACGATCTAAAGCTTGATCAGTTATTAAGTCTTAATAACGATCTAGCTGAAGATACGGTTCTTCAAATTGGTGATACAGTAAATGTACAAGCTTATGAGCCTGTAACAGATGTAATTATGGAGAAGAAGGCAAGAAAAGAAATTAAAGTAGATTATGAAATTGAAGTTATTGAAACAGATGACATGTATAAAGGTGATACAAAAGTCAAACAAGAAGGACAAAAAGGGAAAAAGAGTATTGAGTACCTTCTTGTAAAAGAAAATGGTCAAGTTATTGATAAGGAAATACTAGAAGAGGACGTTACTCAAGAGCCTGTTGCGAAGGTTGTTTATAAAGGAACGAAAGTTATTCCTTCACGTGGTACAGGGAGCTTTATATGGCCAACATATGGCGGTTCAATTACGAGTGTAATGGGTTATCGTTGGGGACGTATACACAAAGGTCTAGATATTGCAGGCGTTAGTAATCGAGGTATAAAAGCTGCAGATAATGGAACGGTAGAGTTCGCTGCATACGATGGAACATATGGAAATAAGGTAATAATTAATCATAATAATGGTACAAAAACATTGTATGCTCATATGTCTGAAATTAAGGTTAGTGTAGGACAAACAGTTCCTAAAGGCACTGTCATTGGTATTATGGGTTCAACCGGTAATTCAACAGGGGTACATTTACACTTCGAAGTGATCAAAAACGGAAAGAATATTGACCCGCAAACATATTATTAA
- the yycF gene encoding response regulator YycF has product MAKHILVVDDEQPIADILQFNLEKEGFEVTCAYDGDEAIEKVYEVNPDLILLDIMLPQRDGMEVCKEIRKKYDMPIIMLTAKDSEIDKVLGLELGADDYVTKPFSTRELIARVKANLRRRQQDSDKTVGGNGEIVVGALTIHPDAYIVTKRGETIELTHREFELLHYLAQHIGQVMTREHLLQTVWGYDYFGDVRTVDVTVRRLREKIEDRPSHPIWIVTRRGVGYYMKKESEK; this is encoded by the coding sequence GTGGCAAAGCATATATTAGTTGTAGATGACGAGCAACCAATTGCTGATATATTACAATTTAATCTCGAAAAGGAAGGATTTGAAGTTACCTGTGCTTATGATGGTGACGAAGCTATTGAAAAAGTATATGAGGTAAATCCTGATCTTATATTATTAGATATTATGCTTCCACAGCGTGATGGTATGGAAGTATGTAAAGAGATTCGAAAAAAGTATGATATGCCGATTATTATGTTAACAGCAAAAGATTCGGAAATTGATAAAGTGTTAGGTCTTGAACTTGGTGCAGATGATTATGTAACTAAACCGTTTAGCACACGTGAATTAATAGCTCGAGTAAAGGCAAATTTACGACGAAGACAGCAAGATTCTGATAAAACTGTTGGTGGAAACGGTGAAATTGTAGTTGGTGCATTAACCATTCATCCTGATGCATATATCGTAACTAAACGTGGTGAAACAATCGAATTAACACACCGTGAATTTGAGTTATTGCATTATCTTGCGCAGCATATCGGCCAAGTGATGACACGTGAACATTTATTGCAAACGGTATGGGGTTATGATTATTTTGGGGATGTTCGTACTGTAGATGTAACAGTTCGTCGTCTGCGTGAAAAAATTGAAGATCGGCCGAGTCATCCAATATGGATTGTAACAAGACGAGGTGTTGGATATTATATGAAAAAGGAATCGGAGAAATAG
- the walK gene encoding cell wall metabolism sensor histidine kinase WalK has protein sequence MKKVGLFKSVHLKFILIYVLLILLAMQIIGVYFVQKLEEHLVTNFTNSVNSRVQLLAYSVEKEFSKVNEDELPTIEEGIHQLLRDYSSDDISEIQVIDDKGKVMSTSNVSNQGIIGKRTTEIRVKQTLLSGTESKQVLVDPINGHRMWVLIVPIKTSSETEGVIYVEASMEQVYEQMRDINGIFSAGTFLALLITVVLGVLLARAITRPISDMQKQALVMSEGDFSRNVRVYSDDEIGQLAITFNELTLKLQDAQATTEDERRKLTSVLEHMSDGLLATDRDGVIILVNDPAVDMIGVSRETIFGKTVSEVLGLDDEVVITELDEENQSILIDLSKRNKPYILRANFSPILKDNELNGYITVLQDVTEQEKIEQERREFVANVSHELRTPLTTMRSYLEALTDGAWKNENIAPRFLDVTQNETERMIRLVNALLQLSKLDSKDYHMDFKKVDFASLFEQVIERFEMTKAQNVKFKKEFKATSVQVTIDQDKLTQVLDNIISNALKYSPKGGTVCFTLEADEKMLKVCVRDEGMGIPKENLTKVFERFYRVDKARSRKMGGTGLGLAIAKEIIELHGGKVWAESVEGEGTAIFFTLPLGIYSEVEEQ, from the coding sequence ATGAAGAAAGTTGGTTTGTTTAAATCCGTTCACTTGAAGTTCATTCTTATCTACGTACTATTAATTCTGCTTGCAATGCAGATTATTGGTGTTTATTTTGTACAAAAGCTTGAAGAACATCTGGTCACCAATTTTACCAACTCAGTAAATAGCCGTGTGCAATTATTAGCATATAGTGTTGAGAAAGAATTTAGTAAGGTAAATGAAGACGAACTTCCTACGATAGAAGAAGGAATTCATCAACTATTGCGAGATTATTCTTCTGACGATATTTCTGAGATACAAGTGATTGATGATAAAGGTAAGGTCATGAGTACGTCTAATGTGAGTAATCAAGGGATTATTGGTAAACGAACGACGGAAATTCGTGTTAAACAAACGTTATTATCTGGGACAGAGTCTAAACAAGTACTCGTGGACCCAATTAACGGGCATCGGATGTGGGTACTAATTGTACCGATTAAAACGTCTTCGGAAACCGAAGGCGTTATCTACGTAGAAGCATCGATGGAACAAGTGTATGAACAGATGCGTGATATTAATGGTATCTTCTCTGCTGGTACGTTCCTTGCGCTATTAATCACCGTAGTACTTGGAGTGTTATTAGCTAGAGCAATAACGAGACCTATTTCTGATATGCAAAAACAAGCTTTAGTAATGTCTGAGGGTGATTTTTCTCGGAATGTACGAGTATATAGTGATGATGAAATTGGTCAGCTAGCGATTACGTTTAATGAATTAACGCTTAAGCTTCAGGATGCACAGGCAACAACGGAAGATGAGCGTAGGAAGCTCACATCTGTTCTTGAACATATGAGTGATGGATTATTAGCTACTGATCGAGACGGAGTCATTATACTAGTTAACGATCCAGCAGTAGATATGATTGGTGTTTCACGTGAAACAATTTTTGGAAAGACTGTTAGTGAAGTGTTAGGACTCGATGATGAGGTTGTAATCACGGAGTTAGATGAAGAGAATCAATCGATTTTGATAGATTTGAGTAAACGCAATAAACCATATATATTACGAGCCAATTTTTCACCTATTTTGAAAGATAATGAGTTAAATGGATATATAACTGTTTTACAAGATGTAACAGAACAAGAGAAAATCGAGCAAGAGCGAAGAGAATTTGTTGCTAATGTTTCACACGAATTAAGGACGCCACTTACAACAATGCGTAGTTATTTGGAAGCACTGACTGATGGGGCTTGGAAGAATGAGAATATCGCACCGAGATTTCTAGATGTAACACAAAATGAAACAGAACGAATGATTAGACTTGTAAATGCGCTATTACAGCTATCAAAACTAGACAGTAAAGATTATCATATGGATTTCAAAAAGGTAGATTTTGCGTCCTTATTTGAGCAAGTAATAGAAAGATTTGAAATGACGAAAGCACAAAATGTGAAGTTCAAGAAAGAATTCAAAGCCACTTCAGTACAAGTAACGATTGATCAGGACAAGCTAACGCAAGTGTTAGATAATATTATTTCAAATGCTTTGAAGTATTCTCCAAAAGGAGGTACTGTTTGTTTCACTTTGGAAGCAGACGAGAAAATGTTGAAGGTTTGTGTTCGAGATGAGGGCATGGGTATTCCGAAAGAAAACCTTACCAAAGTGTTCGAACGATTCTACCGTGTTGATAAGGCACGTTCACGAAAAATGGGAGGAACAGGTCTAGGCCTTGCGATCGCCAAAGAAATTATTGAATTACACGGTGGGAAGGTTTGGGCAGAAAGTGTAGAAGGAGAAGGGACTGCGATCTTCTTCACTTTACCATTAGGAATATATAGTGAGGTTGAAGAACAATGA
- a CDS encoding YycH family regulatory protein, with amino-acid sequence MSLEQAKSLVLTLLVLLSFMLTWGLWTYQPQYETLDDRAYLQEVIIGDKRSLVDILQPELVIFHENKEHYGLRDPEVFQAFAESVSEWKLKSVEDVSDSISSVGISSFIRQDNSVEFVFLADIPGQLFAEAFEIDDEIVIEQVDRMLLKWPNQTQDKVAIYLISSAQESVLKTTFATNGIDYLANYRANVSEYPKYFGHKIDENKYTYLPVSHLSVPKLTYSAQLISPIEFKNALFNNPSSVKQFTSDTGERTFTNSSSALEVFQNEMMMRYINPVNKQTSEMTSSDVIYSGIEFMNDHSGWTDNYRIDNYDHPTQTINYRMIVGELPVFDLKNITDHVLIEQKVRNGMVYEYTRSLINLRFKLENGRVQVDVPSGYDVLRAISSEIPNFDETKLENITIGYEFDPVGNQTAVIQFNPVWFIQYNGLWRKVQIEEDSSEQGGSVIGLEQNQDNFYFNVSHP; translated from the coding sequence ATGAGTTTAGAGCAGGCCAAATCACTCGTATTGACGTTGCTAGTGTTATTGAGTTTTATGTTAACTTGGGGGCTTTGGACATATCAGCCACAATATGAAACATTAGACGATCGAGCATATCTTCAAGAAGTTATTATTGGTGATAAGCGTAGTTTAGTCGATATACTTCAGCCTGAATTAGTAATTTTTCATGAAAATAAGGAACATTATGGTTTGCGTGATCCAGAAGTTTTCCAAGCATTTGCTGAAAGTGTGAGCGAATGGAAACTTAAGAGTGTTGAAGATGTTTCTGATTCTATTTCAAGTGTAGGAATCTCATCCTTTATAAGACAAGATAATAGTGTAGAATTTGTCTTTTTAGCAGATATCCCTGGGCAATTGTTTGCTGAAGCCTTTGAAATAGATGATGAAATAGTGATTGAACAGGTCGATCGTATGTTATTAAAGTGGCCAAATCAAACGCAGGATAAGGTAGCGATCTATTTGATATCGAGTGCACAAGAGAGTGTCTTGAAGACCACATTTGCGACAAATGGAATAGACTATTTAGCTAACTATCGAGCCAATGTAAGTGAGTACCCTAAGTATTTTGGTCATAAAATAGATGAAAATAAATATACGTATTTGCCAGTTAGTCACCTATCAGTACCCAAACTTACGTATTCAGCACAATTGATTTCACCTATTGAATTCAAGAATGCATTATTCAACAACCCTTCATCAGTCAAGCAGTTTACTTCTGATACAGGTGAACGTACGTTTACGAACAGTTCAAGTGCGTTAGAAGTGTTTCAAAATGAAATGATGATGCGATACATTAATCCTGTTAATAAACAAACGAGTGAAATGACTTCATCTGATGTTATTTATAGTGGTATTGAATTTATGAACGATCACTCGGGTTGGACGGACAATTATCGAATTGATAATTATGATCACCCTACGCAGACGATTAATTATCGTATGATTGTTGGAGAACTTCCTGTTTTTGACTTGAAGAATATCACTGATCACGTATTAATTGAACAAAAAGTACGGAATGGTATGGTATATGAGTATACACGTTCACTTATTAACTTGAGATTTAAGCTAGAAAATGGACGAGTTCAAGTAGATGTTCCATCAGGATATGATGTATTACGAGCAATTTCTTCAGAAATTCCAAATTTTGATGAGACTAAGCTTGAGAATATTACAATTGGTTATGAATTCGATCCAGTTGGTAATCAAACGGCAGTTATTCAGTTTAATCCAGTATGGTTTATTCAATACAATGGATTATGGAGGAAGGTACAAATTGAAGAGGACTCTAGTGAGCAAGGGGGAAGTGTAATTGGATTGGAACAAAATCAAGACAATTTTTATTTTAACGTTTCTCATCCTTGA
- a CDS encoding two-component system regulatory protein YycI, with product MDWNKIKTIFILTFLILDLFLVFQFIDKRNTTGQLSWIRETKIEEQLKAENIKYPEFLEEDVDSPFISAEQKSFVKDELREFDDQTITIIQDGPIVSILDNPFPLSEDHFKNNLHEFLKDHVYEGDQYTYWSWSGETNKLLLFQTYEDQPIYYNESGLLSIQLDGNNQVIGYEQTYLENIQEVSDEGNYTNIFHGMRAIESLYRKNHLTFGNEITDMKLGYFKVVPISGDVQFFAPTWHIQIDNETNYFVNAVEGQIMESVEGGVESNEFAF from the coding sequence TTGGATTGGAACAAAATCAAGACAATTTTTATTTTAACGTTTCTCATCCTTGATCTCTTCTTAGTATTTCAATTCATTGATAAACGTAATACGACTGGACAGCTGTCTTGGATTCGAGAAACTAAGATTGAAGAACAGTTGAAGGCAGAGAATATCAAGTATCCTGAGTTTTTAGAGGAAGATGTTGATTCTCCATTCATTAGTGCTGAACAAAAATCGTTTGTAAAAGATGAATTACGTGAGTTTGATGATCAAACGATAACGATTATTCAAGATGGACCTATTGTCTCGATCTTAGATAATCCATTCCCGTTATCAGAGGATCATTTTAAGAACAATTTACATGAGTTCTTGAAAGATCACGTATATGAAGGCGATCAGTATACCTATTGGAGCTGGAGTGGAGAAACGAATAAATTGCTACTATTTCAAACGTATGAGGATCAGCCGATATACTATAACGAAAGTGGTCTATTGTCGATTCAACTTGATGGCAATAATCAAGTAATTGGGTATGAACAAACGTATTTAGAGAATATACAAGAAGTAAGTGATGAAGGGAATTACACGAATATTTTTCACGGAATGCGAGCAATTGAAAGCCTCTATCGTAAAAATCATTTAACTTTTGGAAACGAAATTACGGATATGAAATTAGGATATTTTAAAGTTGTTCCGATTTCAGGAGATGTTCAGTTTTTTGCACCTACATGGCATATTCAGATTGATAATGAAACGAATTATTTCGTTAATGCAGTAGAAGGACAAATTATGGAGAGTGTAGAAGGTGGCGTAGAAAGTAATGAGTTTGCATTTTAG
- a CDS encoding MBL fold metallo-hydrolase, with protein sequence MSLHFSVLASGSSGNVFYIGTDNQKLLVDAGLSGKQMERLLAEVHIDPNNLDGILVTHEHSDHIKGLGIMARRYDLPIYANEKTWHAMEGQIGAITTDQKFVFDMETVRTFGDIDVESFGVSHDAAEPMFYVFHHEGKKVSLCTDLGYVSERIKKTVQDSNVLIFEANHDVGMLRMGRYPWNVKRRILSDVGHVSNEDAALAMTDIIGDKTKRIYLAHLSKDNNMKDLARMSVTQVLESRGFAPGEQFTVCDTDPTVPTEIIHV encoded by the coding sequence ATGAGTTTGCATTTTAGTGTATTGGCGAGTGGAAGTAGTGGGAATGTATTCTACATAGGTACGGATAATCAGAAGTTACTTGTAGATGCAGGATTAAGTGGAAAGCAAATGGAACGATTACTTGCTGAAGTGCACATCGATCCGAATAATCTAGATGGAATTCTTGTTACACATGAACATAGTGATCATATTAAAGGGTTAGGCATTATGGCAAGACGTTACGATTTGCCAATCTATGCAAACGAGAAAACATGGCATGCAATGGAAGGTCAAATTGGAGCTATCACAACTGATCAGAAATTTGTGTTTGATATGGAAACGGTAAGGACATTCGGTGATATCGATGTTGAATCATTCGGTGTTTCACACGATGCTGCTGAACCAATGTTCTACGTTTTTCATCATGAAGGCAAGAAAGTTTCTCTATGTACCGATCTTGGTTATGTGAGTGAGCGGATTAAAAAAACAGTTCAGGATTCTAATGTGTTAATATTTGAGGCGAATCATGATGTGGGCATGTTACGTATGGGACGTTATCCTTGGAATGTGAAACGCCGTATTCTTAGCGATGTTGGACATGTTTCAAATGAAGATGCAGCATTGGCAATGACAGATATTATCGGAGATAAAACGAAGCGTATTTATTTAGCACATTTAAGTAAAGATAATAATATGAAAGATTTAGCACGTATGTCTGTAACTCAAGTATTGGAATCACGTGGATTTGCACCAGGGGAACAATTTACAGTATGTGATACAGATCCAACGGTTCCAACTGAAATCATTCATGTATAA
- a CDS encoding S1C family serine protease, with translation MGYYDEDYEDSNRKQKGNRGGVFLPAILGAVLGALIVLFASPALSNWGLIPNNTGEGTVVDQEQKVGETTTLNVNVETAITDAVDKALPSVVGVVNIQEVGFWEQQGATEAGTGSGVIYKKEGDSAFVVTNDHVVKGATKLEVSLSDGSRIPAELVGSDVYTDLAVLRIDGSLVNTVAEFGSSENIKIGEPVVAIGNPLGLQFAGSVTRGIISGKERSLDIDLDENGQIDWQAEVIQTDAAINPGNSGGALVNLDGQVIGINSMKIAQQEVEGIGFSIPVTSVVKPIIADLEQHGEVKRPFIGISMRSLSEIPSYHWQETLKLPQEITKGVFIVEVVPGSPAIQAGLKEFDVITQLDGQDINDLLELRKYLYSKKNIGDTMTITYYRSGEKKEGQIRLAEEPKY, from the coding sequence ATGGGTTACTACGACGAAGATTATGAAGACTCAAATCGAAAACAAAAGGGAAATCGAGGAGGTGTCTTTTTACCAGCAATCCTCGGTGCAGTTCTCGGTGCATTAATTGTATTATTTGCATCTCCTGCTCTAAGTAATTGGGGGTTAATTCCTAACAATACGGGTGAAGGAACAGTTGTCGATCAAGAACAAAAGGTTGGCGAAACGACTACACTTAATGTTAATGTTGAAACGGCTATCACAGATGCAGTAGATAAAGCACTTCCTTCTGTTGTTGGTGTCGTTAATATTCAAGAAGTAGGATTCTGGGAGCAGCAAGGTGCAACTGAGGCTGGGACAGGTTCAGGGGTTATTTACAAGAAAGAAGGAGACAGTGCTTTTGTTGTAACAAATGATCACGTTGTTAAAGGGGCCACGAAGCTAGAAGTGAGCTTGAGCGATGGCAGTCGTATACCAGCTGAATTGGTAGGTAGTGATGTGTATACAGACTTGGCCGTATTACGTATAGATGGTTCTCTTGTCAATACAGTCGCTGAGTTTGGTTCATCAGAAAATATAAAAATTGGTGAACCTGTCGTGGCAATTGGAAACCCTCTTGGTTTGCAATTTGCTGGTTCTGTAACACGTGGAATTATTAGTGGTAAGGAACGTTCCCTTGATATTGATTTAGATGAAAATGGCCAAATCGATTGGCAGGCAGAGGTTATTCAAACAGATGCAGCGATTAACCCTGGTAATAGTGGTGGTGCACTCGTTAACTTAGATGGACAAGTTATCGGTATTAATTCAATGAAAATTGCTCAGCAAGAAGTAGAGGGCATTGGCTTCTCAATCCCGGTTACATCAGTGGTGAAACCAATTATTGCAGACCTTGAACAACATGGTGAAGTAAAACGTCCATTCATTGGTATTAGCATGCGTTCATTGTCCGAAATTCCAAGCTATCATTGGCAGGAGACATTGAAGTTACCACAAGAAATTACCAAAGGAGTATTCATTGTTGAGGTTGTACCTGGCTCACCAGCAATTCAAGCTGGACTGAAAGAATTTGATGTTATTACACAGCTAGATGGTCAAGATATTAATGACTTACTTGAGTTAAGGAAATACCTCTATTCGAAGAAAAACATTGGTGATACAATGACGATTACGTACTATCGTAGTGGAGAGAAGAAAGAAGGACAAATTCGTTTAGCAGAAGAACCCAAATATTAA
- a CDS encoding CxxH/CxxC protein: MIYCCKQHVDLALDDVVDLEQTAPLLEEISEDILGNEKCKYCENQALYQVEASKLSE; this comes from the coding sequence ATGATTTATTGTTGCAAGCAGCATGTGGACTTAGCATTAGATGATGTTGTCGACCTTGAACAAACTGCGCCACTACTGGAAGAAATAAGTGAAGATATACTGGGAAATGAAAAATGTAAATACTGTGAAAATCAAGCATTATACCAAGTAGAAGCTTCAAAACTGTCTGAATAA
- the rlmH gene encoding 23S rRNA (pseudouridine(1915)-N(3))-methyltransferase RlmH: MNITLLTVGKLKEKYLKNGINEFLKRLQPYAKVEVIEVPDEKAPEQLSESEMQQVKEKEGERLLSKISSDTYVIALVIEGKMLTSEQLAKQLDQLATYGKSKIAFVIGGSLGLSDDVMKRADMSLSFSKMTFPHQMMKLILLEQVYRAFRINRGEPYHK, encoded by the coding sequence GTGAATATTACGTTGTTAACTGTGGGTAAATTAAAGGAAAAGTATTTAAAAAATGGTATAAATGAATTTTTAAAACGACTTCAACCGTACGCAAAGGTGGAAGTAATCGAAGTGCCGGATGAAAAAGCACCCGAACAACTAAGTGAGAGTGAAATGCAACAAGTAAAAGAAAAAGAAGGAGAACGCCTCTTAAGCAAAATATCCTCAGATACATATGTCATCGCACTGGTAATCGAAGGAAAAATGCTTACCTCCGAACAACTAGCCAAACAGCTCGACCAACTCGCAACATACGGCAAAAGCAAAATCGCATTCGTCATCGGTGGTTCACTCGGATTAAGTGATGATGTTATGAAACGAGCAGATATGTCCCTGTCATTCTCGAAAATGACATTCCCTCATCAAATGATGAAGTTGATATTGTTAGAGCAGGTGTATCGTGCGTTTCGGATTAATCGGGGGGAACCTTATCATAAGTAA